A genomic window from Engraulis encrasicolus isolate BLACKSEA-1 chromosome 14, IST_EnEncr_1.0, whole genome shotgun sequence includes:
- the LOC134463375 gene encoding P2X purinoceptor 7-like: MPTEHESLCCQEVPEVTRRMEQVEGTQPQCVIDHPGFYATSLNVYVLQAMYNIYRADHGPVRLRGIEHRYRYLAYRMFVSWCWGFLGRHIRVVVPSCVVLRVRREFPDSQQQYMGFRLPPLR, encoded by the exons ATGCCTACTGAACACGAGAGCTTGTGCTGTCAGGAGGTCCCAGAG GTCACAAGGCGCATGGAGCAGGTGGAGGGCACTCAGCCTCAGTGTGTTATCGACCATCCTGGATTTTATGCCACGTCCCTCAATGTGTATGTGCTTCAAGCCATGTACAACATCTACAGAGCAGATCATGGACCAGTACGGCTACGGGGCATAGAGCA CCGTTACAGATATCTGGCGTACAGGATGTTTGTCAGTTGGTGTTGGGGATTCCTTGGGCGCCACATAAGAGTCGTGGTTCCATCATGTGTCGTCCTGCGTGTTCGTCGGGAGTTTCCAGATAGTCAACAGCAATACATGGGCTTCAGACTGCCTCCCCTGCGTTGA